One genomic window of Roseateles sp. DAIF2 includes the following:
- a CDS encoding HlyD family secretion protein, with protein sequence MKASKKILLPLALLIAAGLGICALWQAGRGPEQAPIQGMMEAQETDIAPKLTGRIAELAVQEGQTIAKGALLLRIDSPEVAAKLAQASSAEAAASAVALKARNGARPQEIRMAQANYERAQAGADLAKASHARVESLFKDGLVAAQKRDEAATNWRASERLAEAAKAQWELALAGARSEDQAAATAQARQVAGLVQEVEAARAETELKSPVAGEVAKLLAKVGELSPAGVPVATIVDLADQWAVFNVREDQLARFALGQEFEARLPALQDRKVRFKVTASKALPDFATWRATRGNQGYDLKTFEVKARPLSPIKDARPGMSVLL encoded by the coding sequence GCGGCCCGGAGCAGGCGCCGATCCAGGGCATGATGGAGGCGCAGGAAACCGACATCGCGCCCAAGCTGACCGGCCGCATCGCCGAGCTGGCGGTGCAGGAGGGCCAGACCATCGCCAAGGGCGCGCTGCTGCTGCGCATCGACAGCCCCGAGGTCGCGGCCAAGCTGGCCCAGGCCAGCAGCGCCGAGGCGGCGGCCTCGGCCGTCGCGCTGAAGGCGCGCAACGGCGCGCGGCCGCAGGAGATCCGCATGGCCCAGGCCAATTACGAGCGCGCCCAGGCCGGCGCCGATCTCGCCAAGGCCAGCCACGCGCGGGTCGAGAGCCTGTTCAAGGACGGCCTGGTGGCCGCGCAGAAGCGCGACGAGGCCGCCACCAACTGGCGCGCCAGCGAGCGCCTGGCCGAGGCCGCCAAGGCCCAGTGGGAGCTGGCCCTGGCCGGCGCCCGCAGCGAGGACCAGGCCGCCGCCACGGCGCAGGCGCGCCAGGTCGCGGGCCTGGTGCAGGAGGTCGAGGCGGCGCGCGCCGAGACCGAGCTGAAGAGCCCGGTGGCCGGCGAGGTGGCCAAGCTGCTGGCCAAGGTCGGCGAGCTGTCGCCGGCCGGCGTGCCGGTGGCGACCATCGTCGACCTGGCCGACCAATGGGCCGTGTTCAATGTGCGCGAGGACCAGCTGGCCCGCTTCGCGCTGGGCCAGGAGTTCGAGGCCCGGCTGCCGGCGCTGCAGGACCGCAAGGTGCGCTTCAAGGTGACCGCCTCCAAGGCCCTGCCCGATTTCGCCACCTGGCGCGCGACGCGCGGCAACCAGGGCTATGACCTGAAAACCTTCGAGGTGAAAGCCCGCCCGCTGAGCCCGATCAAGGATGCCCGCCCCGGCATGAGCGTGCTGCTGTGA
- a CDS encoding ABC transporter permease, protein MSPGRRAVWSREWARLRADPLDLAMLGWVPLLLGLLMLWTFSAGLATRLPIAVLDQDHSGPSRQLQRLLDAAPGLALSAAPADPAEARALLRDGRVYALLVIPAGLARELKRGRAAQVQLLHNAQFSTHSGLIQKDVRGAVGTMSAGIELLAREKRGQSPLAAAQSFEPLRAGLASQYNTALNYQQFLATALMPALLHLLAMVAGAWTAGRELRDASSPAWLDAAGGRAWPALLAKLAPAWLLLCATDALILLALQGLGLLQSGAMLLALHAALLALYLALGAALALLARSLRLALSAAGFITAPAFAFSGIGFPLMAMPEGARLWAEALPLTWTLQVQVGLLQQGWAARAALPLLGALLAGTLALLALAAWRLPRVAHDPAAWGKR, encoded by the coding sequence GTGAGCCCGGGCAGGCGCGCCGTCTGGTCGCGCGAATGGGCCCGGCTGCGCGCCGATCCACTGGACCTGGCGATGCTCGGCTGGGTGCCGCTGCTGCTGGGCCTGCTGATGCTGTGGACCTTCTCGGCCGGCCTGGCGACGCGGCTGCCGATCGCGGTGCTGGACCAGGACCACAGCGGCCCCTCGCGCCAGCTGCAGCGCCTGCTCGATGCGGCGCCGGGCCTGGCGCTGAGCGCCGCGCCGGCCGACCCGGCCGAGGCGCGCGCCCTGCTGCGCGACGGCCGGGTCTATGCGCTGCTGGTGATCCCCGCCGGCCTGGCGCGCGAGCTCAAGCGCGGCCGCGCCGCCCAGGTGCAGCTGCTGCACAACGCGCAGTTCTCGACCCATTCGGGCCTGATCCAGAAGGATGTGCGCGGCGCGGTGGGCACGATGTCGGCCGGCATCGAGCTCCTGGCGCGCGAGAAGCGCGGGCAGAGCCCGCTGGCCGCGGCTCAAAGCTTCGAGCCGCTGCGCGCCGGCCTGGCCTCGCAGTACAACACCGCGCTGAACTACCAGCAGTTCCTCGCCACCGCGCTGATGCCGGCGCTGCTGCACCTGCTGGCGATGGTGGCCGGCGCCTGGACCGCCGGGCGCGAGCTGCGCGACGCCAGCAGCCCCGCCTGGCTGGACGCCGCCGGCGGCCGCGCCTGGCCGGCCCTGCTGGCCAAGCTGGCGCCGGCCTGGCTGCTGCTGTGCGCCACCGACGCGCTGATCCTGCTGGCCCTGCAGGGCCTCGGGCTGCTGCAGTCGGGCGCCATGCTGCTGGCCCTGCATGCCGCGCTGCTAGCGCTGTACCTGGCGCTGGGTGCGGCGCTGGCACTGCTGGCGCGCTCGCTGCGGCTGGCGCTGTCGGCCGCCGGCTTCATCACCGCGCCGGCCTTCGCCTTTTCCGGCATTGGCTTTCCGCTGATGGCCATGCCCGAGGGGGCGCGGCTGTGGGCCGAGGCCCTGCCGCTGACCTGGACCCTGCAGGTCCAGGTGGGCCTGCTGCAGCAGGGCTGGGCCGCGCGCGCCGCGCTGCCGCTGCTGGGTGCGCTGCTGGCCGGCACGCTGGCGCTGCTGGCCCTGGCGGCCTGGCGCCTGCCGCGCGTCGCCCATGATCCCGCCGCCTGGGGGAAGCGCTGA